GCAGCACCGTcgccctcaccctcaccctacATCCTCTCACACAGTCAGATCCATCTTCACCCCATCCACTCTACAGATTATAAAAGCTACAGTCCCGGTGAGGTTGGGGGTCCCCAGAAGGAGGAGGTGTAGTTGTTCAGTCAGGGGGGAGTTCTCCCGCTCTCGTCCCCTCTCCCTGCACCCAGCTCAGCATGCCCCAGCCCCTGAGCACCTCCACAGCTCTCCCAGCTCCACTACCATGTGTAGATGGACAGTGACACAAGGTGCACCGGTCGCCTGGTTCTCCTCCTGCCGCTGCTGCAgacctccttccctcctcctttccctcacctttctcctcttgctcctcctgCTCGGACCCTCCGTGTCTTCATCGGACCATGACGCCCCAGGGGGGGACCCTCCGGACATCTTCAGCTCACAACCGCCACCTCCCTCTTGGTCACCCCCTCCGCTGCACGCATCCTCTGTCAGGTTGCCACGGGCGACTAACGTGTCATCGTCCTCCACGGTTGTCGGGCGCCACGTGCGGAGCAGCTACAACCATCTACAGGGAGATGTGCGTCGGAGGAAACTATTCTCCTACCAGAAGTTCTTCCTTCGCATCGACAAGAAAGGGAAAGTTAACGGAACCAAAATTGAGGACGATCCACACAGTGAGTgaacagttttctttttaaatgtgttttaaccaTCCACCAGCCATCATTGTGCCGTGAGGTTTCACAGACTCAAATGTTTAGTAACATCAACTCCTGCTCCTTTTTCTGTCGTGCATTATAAAGCCTACAAAATCTGATTTTGACCTCATCCTGAAACGGTTCGGGTTACCGGTAGTCGTCTGAACCGAACTCCACCGGTTCCTTTAGGGCAACTTCAGATAGAGTAAGTGCACGGAAATTATTGCAATCtcaaaaatgaaagcaaatgtgCACAAACGTAAGCCTATGGGGCAAAATGTGCTTGGAAAAGTgtgatttaatatatatatatatatatattttttaaagatttactTTGAGCTTCTTAAAAACCAATCAACAAATAACAGTATCATCACATGCAAACCTTAATGATCCACAACCAATACACTTCTAAGAGTTCGAGTATATCTTGTATTTACACACATCTGGAAGTTCCCCCGGTGGACCACCGTCTCCTGGTCTCCGAATAGCTGCATTACCTGAGGACATATTGATAGGAGACCAGCCCGTCGCCCCCCACATCTACCTGCCCCAAAGCATTCCTGCTAAAGGACTGAATTAGATGGGCGATGTCCAAAACACAAGATTCTtctttagtatttttttttaactggcaTGTCTGTGAGAACGTAACCTTCGTAAATGGATTTTTATCTCTGCACATCTGAGCTAACACACACTCTTGAGCGCAGAGAGGCCAGCCCTTGCACATGGCCTCCACATGGCAAAGCCCACAATTAACCGGGCCAGGATCTTGGTGAACACGTGTGTGCTGAATGTGTCTGTGACACTCAGACACCAGCGCTCTGCCAGACATGGCCAAAGGAATTTCAATTGGTGTCTCGTCCCTGCGT
The nucleotide sequence above comes from Brachionichthys hirsutus isolate HB-005 chromosome 19, CSIRO-AGI_Bhir_v1, whole genome shotgun sequence. Encoded proteins:
- the fgf10a gene encoding fibroblast growth factor 10a; its protein translation is MCRWTVTQGAPVAWFSSCRCCRPPSLLLSLTFLLLLLLLGPSVSSSDHDAPGGDPPDIFSSQPPPPSWSPPPLHASSVRLPRATNVSSSSTVVGRHVRSSYNHLQGDVRRRKLFSYQKFFLRIDKKGKVNGTKIEDDPHSILEIKSVDVGVVAIRGVSSNYYLAISRRGELYGARDYGPDCRLIERIEENKYNTYASAEWRNKKKHMFVGLNANGKPMRGRKTRRKNTATHFLPIVVHPR